A window of Blautia argi genomic DNA:
AGAAAAATTGTGGAAAGTGGGGATTCTATCCCATTTTTTCGTCCTCTTTTTCAAAATCAGGGGTTCAAAATGCCCCTCCGTACTGGTAAATCAAGTACGGACAAATTCCCCACCTAAATAGGATTTCCCTATGATTTGGACAAATTCCTGCCGGGTATGGGTCTTTTCATACTCCTCCTGGCACATTTTTTTCAGGAGCAGGTCTGTTTCCCGGTTGTTGTGTACCGCTTCATTACTCTCCCGGTGGTGTCCCAGACAGAGATTCACCTTAAAGCCGTGCTTCTCACTGTTTTTTCGGTTTGATGTGCCGAAAAAGATGTGGTGGTCTTCCACGTATTTGTAGCTGTAGTCCCCGTATAAGACCATGCAGAGGTAACACTGCTTTTTACTCTGGTTCTGCAAGATGCTTTTCTGTTTTTTCATGCCTACACCCAGCTTTCTACGATGCACTTATCGTCTACGGCTGCCCTCGGGAATTTTACCCGGAATCCACTCTTTTCCACGTCTTCGCGGCACTCCTGCACGGTCTTCCGCAGAATACACAGTGAGGTCGGCCTTCCGGTTTTAGCGTCAAATACCCTTGCAACGCAGCCTTTCGGGAAATCCGTTGGGTTTTTATAGATAACCACCATAGGCAGAGGGACAACCCTTCTGTCTATGTCCTTTAAACTGCTTAACACTTTGTTCTTTGGTAATTCCTGCATTTTTCCTCCATTTCTGTCAGCAGCCACCGGGAATAAGCATGCTCACCCAGTTCTATGTTGACCTGATGTTTTTGTATCTGTTCCCATATCCGGCGCCACTCCTCCCGGTTTACTATTGGTTTGCCATTAGACATAAAGTCTTCTGCCGCCCAGTCTGCCAGCCTGTCCCGGAGCATACACAGGACAAAGCGGTTCTGTCCGTATATGCGGAGCTCACAGGGCGTCTTGATTCGTTCCAGTGCTTCAGCAAGCCCAAGAAGGAACTCCCGGTTGTAGGTACCGCAGCCTTCCCGGTAATTTACCAGGGTTGCAGGGCCTTTTTCCGTGATGTACTCTAAAACGTAGCCGCACATGCGCTCTTTTTTTCCCAACGCTGTGGTGCTGCATTCCAGGTACAGGCTTACTTTTTTCGCTTGTTCCTCCATTTCCGGTATCTGTCCCTCCCCTCTGCAACTACTGTGTAGACAAAAGCATAGAGCAGGAGCGCCTGGAAGGATACCCCTAACAGCTCCCATGCGAAAATAACAAAGTTCAACATTTTGATTCCTCCTATAATTTTTCAAAATTCCCGTCCGGATCCCTGCCATGTTTTCCCTGTCTGCCTCCGGCGAGGTCGTTCTTCCCTCCGCAGGAAGTCCAGAATCTCTCTACGCCATTACAGCTTTCAAAGCCCAGGCTGGTAATCCCATATTTACTTTTCACATTTTTTACTGCTTCGGATATCCCTTTCATATCTTCCTGTAAAGAATCAAATCTGCTCACGCTTTCGCCTCCTTTTCTTCCGGAATCTCTGTTTCCGGTTCTTGTTTTCTTCCAGGTCTTTACCTAGACGGATTAATGTGTATCTCCGGTAGCTGTATCCGGTTACCGGATTGATGCCTTCATGGATTTTGGCTATGTAATACCCTTTCTTTGGTTTGGGTTCTTTTGGCCAGTGTACCAAGGTCTGCTTTTCCGGTTCCGGCAGGGGCATGTTCCGGGATATGTTGTAGCTCGCTTCTTTTATCCTGGGCTTTGCCTGGGTTCCGTCCACCTTTAACTCCACGGTACGTTCGCTTTTTGTCATGTAATTGGCAAGCTTGGTGAAATCCTCGTCATAAAATTTGCTTTTCCGGATTTCCGTGAACCAGGTGCCGCCTTTCTTCCATGCCTTTTGCAGGATACTGGCAGTATCTCCAATTTCGTTTACTACCAGGTGAATATGCCAACCTCCCTTTGTTCCCCTTTCGATGTTCCGGATCCAGAAAAGTTCCTGCCCTCTTTTCTTGTACTGTGCCCGAACCTTTCCTATTGCCTTTTGAAAATCCTTCAATGCCTCCTCCATGGTAGGAGGTCTGTTTTTCATCCCATAGGTCCATGTAGCGAAGCAATCACCGAAGGAGAAATACTGTAAAAGCCTTTGCCGGCATTTCTTTGTTTTATTCTGGTCATTGACCTTTTGCACATCCTCTTTAGTCAGCTTTTTCTTTGGTGTCCTTTTAATTCCCTTCGCCCCATAATTCCCGTCATGGTATTCCTCGATATCAATCACATCTCCGTGCTTCATGATGTATTTATTTCTTTTTGTAGCCATACGTTTTATCCTAACTTTAATATCTTTATCGAGTTGTAAAACGGCTTATTTAGCCGTTTTCAGCCCTTTGTAGCCTGTTCTATCTTTTTTTGTTTTTGCCGCCTATTGGTTTACATAATCTTGTAAAAATATGTAAAAATACGCTTGCAATTCGGAAATCGTATGGTATAATCAAAGTGTCTAAAGATTATACCTACAAAGCCTTTGTCGATATCAATACGCAAAGGCTTTGTTTCGTTTCTGCCTCTCCATGACCTGCAAGCTCCTACAAATCTTCTTTCCCGTAGAATCCCATGGCTTTTGCAATTTCCTGTGGATTGTATTCCGGCACATGCTTTCTTGCGTTTTTGTCTGCCAGCATCTTTTTCCATTTCCAGTAGTCGGAGAAGGCAAGGAAATTCACTCTCTTCAGTGTACCTTCCCCCATTACTGCATAATCGCCATAGCGTTCATGGTTTTCTTCGATTTCTTTCATATGTTTTCTGGCTGTCCGATCACTGATATGGAACTGTTCTGAAATCCCTTTTACTGTCATAACCGGATTGCCGTACATAATCTGCATAACTGTCATGCTATCAACCTCCTTTCTTGAGTTTTTCTGGTTCTTCTCCTATACTGTAGATACAGGCACTGCCATGCCGAGTATTATGAAAGGAGAATTTTTATGAAGTCACTTTTTGAAAATATCACCGAAGATGAATTTCAAACTCTTGAATTAATCTTACAAAATCCAGGAAGAACGCCAGCTTCCTTTTTCTTTACTGACCCTACTATAGACGGCCGTATAGAAGAATTAGAGAAACATGGATTAATCAAGTTGAATTCTGATGCACAAATGACAATCACAGAGCTTGGGCGTGCCTCTTTAAAAGAACATGACTCCATGTTGTTAAAAGCTAAACATACAAAATATGTAGAATTATTAAAATTCTTAATTCCAACATTTATCTCTTTAGCTGCTTTGATTGTTTCTATCATTGCATTATTACAGACATAGCTAATAGGATAATGGAAATTCCCTGTACGATCTGGAGAACAATTAAATGTTGTAATTTTCTTTTGTACCTCATAAACTCTTCACTCGTTGTTCTCTGGATTAGTCCAGTATCTCTTACAAATTTCTGAGTTATCATACTTGACTTTCTTAACATCAGTTCTTCGTATTCTGTGATAAACGTCCTGACTTCATATCCGAATGTTGCATCTCTAAGTTTTTGAATGCAATTATTCAGTTCTTCATCCAATACTGTATTTATGTCCTCCTCCATCTTCCTCACCCCGCTTTCTACTCTAGGAAATACTCAATACTTACACCGAAGTAATCCGCTACTTTTTTCAACTTTTCTACCGATGGAGAACACTTGTCCCAACTGCGTATTGTTGCATTTCCAAATCCAAGTTTTTTTTCAAGTGTTCCAATAGAAATATTGTTATCCTTGGCAATCTTCTCAATTTTTTTTAAAATCATAATTTCCTCCTTCTATAAAATTATGCTATATTGAAAATTTTCTATTTTCATGCTATTATTTCCCTATGCCTACAAGGCAATGAAAGGGGTTGGTCTTTTGACCGAGTTTTTGAAATTGCCTGTTCCCTTAATGTGAGGTCGCCAAGGTGGCACCAAAGCACCTAAAACTGGGTTAAGGTAGATTACTAGCATAGCGTCAACTGTGGCGCGAACCACATTTAAAAATGCTTCAGTCGGTATCTGATATAACTACCGCACTATGCTAAGTACTCCTCGTAATGTGTCAGCGGTAAGGCATCTTGCAGAACTAAAACTGCGAAAGTGACACAGTGCTTGATAGAAGCGCTTGGGACCATCTTGTGTGGTGAAAACCTGCAAAGTACATAGGGTAAAAAAATTTAGACAAGAACTGTAGGGAATGGTCCTCCTTACAGTTTTTTGTTTTCAATACAGCAAATATCATGAAGCGAAAATGTTCTATTTCTATTGACTTTATATAGAAAATATTCTATAATCAGAATAACCACAAACGACGTAGAACTTTTTCATATTTATTCAGCATTTTTGTAGAACTTTTTCTACCTCATAGCTGTATTATAACGATTATTTTCTACGTTGTCAATACTTTATGTAGATTTTTTTCTACATCTTAGAAAGGAAAAACTATGGCGACGTATGATGTAATTTCAGAATTATGCAAAAATCGCAATCTTGCCATTACTGCGTTAGAAAGAGAATTAGGATTTGGTCGAGGTTCTATCGGAAAACTCAGAACCGGAAATACAACTTTAGAAAGATTGCAAAAAATAGCCGATTACTTCGGGGTAACAGTAAATTATTTAACAACAGGTCAAGAAAATGTTTTGCCTAAAGAAACATCTTCTGAATTAAACACTAAAGACAAAAAAGACATTGCTAAAGATCTGGAATCTATTATGGATAAATTAAACTCTCAAGAATCTGGTCCTGCGAGTTTTGACGGAAACGATATTCCTGAAGACGATAGAGAATTGTTCGCTGCACAGCTTGAAGCGATGCTCACCAGACTTAAAAAGATAAACAAAGAATTGTACAACCCAAACAAAAATAAGAAGTAGGTGCTATATATTGAATAGAGATATTAAAAAGATAGCTTTGCATCTTATAAAAAAATACAATACCCAAAATCCATTCAAAATAGCGGACGCATTAAAAATTGAATACATAATTGGTCCCATGGGGCATTACAGTGGCTGCTACTTATACTTAAAGAAGCATCGATGTATCTTTTTAAACGATGAATTATCTGAAAACGAGAAATCATTTGTTATGGCTCACGAACTTGGACACGCTATTTTACACAGAACAGAAAATTGTTATTTTATTCGTAACAAGACTTTTTTGTCTACTGCATGGATAGAACGGGAGGCAAATACATTTGCTGCAGAACTGCTTATCCCTGATTCACTCATTTACGAAAATCCAGGCTTTACCAAAAAGCAGTTGGCAAGACTTGCCGGATATAACGAAAAGATTATGGATTTTAAAACTATTGATTAAATTGCATTTAGAATTTAACATTAATATTTATAAGGGAAATAGATTATGAAAAAGAAATTTTATCTATGTGTAATGATTACAACAGCACTGGCTTTTTCAGGGTGCAGGAACGCCGAAAGAGAAGTATCTTCTACAAAGGCAAGCGAAAACATATCATATTCCCATGAGTTTGATACTGATTCTAATAGTCACGAGAACTTATTTGCTATTTCTTATCAAGTACCGCTTTCCTGGGATTGTTCAAATGCAGATAATGGAAATTATTATTATCCAGAAAACGGAATGCTTTATGTAAGTACGGATGCATCTCCATTCCAAGTAACTAAACATGATAAGCAAAATAATTATATTGATGGTTTTAGTTCAGAAATAGATGAATTCCAGGAACTAGATAGATACACTACGGATATAGCTGGCGTAGATGCTTTAGTTTTTGAATTTAATGGAATAATATCCCAAGAACATGTTGATGGAAAAAGCTATGTGTTTACTTATGGTGATTTACTGTACTGTTTTATATACTCCGATTTTATCACTGATGCCCCATACATTAGCCATATGAAAGATTTTGAAGAAATTATAAACTCAATCAGTTTTCCTCCATTAGCTGATGAAAAATCTACAAAAGAAGCTGAAACAAATTTCTCTGAAAAATCAGATGTGGATACAGAACTTCATTCTGAAAATAATACTACTGATAACGAAGTTTTGGGAGATGCTGCGGACGCTGTAGATGCAGTAACCTCAGAAGCCGTTGCAGATACTATATATCAAGAAATTTTAGATGAATACACAAAAAAGATACAGGAAGCTACGCCTGGACTTATAGAAGAATACAATACAGAAGCTGCCTCTAAGTCTGGAGATATCAATGCTTTAGCCGAAATTTCTAATGCCAAAATAAGCAAACTTGCCGAAATCAGTAATGAAGGCATTGAAAAAATGGCTAGTTTAATGTTAAAAAATGGAGATGAGTCTTCTGTTTATGAAGAGTGGGCCGGAAAGCTCACTAACGTATATATGGAACAGTCTCAGCAAATCACAGATGCTTATATGAGTTCTGCTGTACCACAGTAATTTCGCTAAGCAAAACTACTTAGTAGAGTCCACCTTGACAATATAATATGCTTACCCAGGGAGCTGGGGGACGTGCTCTCACCTATTCCGAGACCTTACGGAAGGCGGTGATTATTATGAGTACATACGAGGAATTAAGCCTAATCGTAAGCGTTGCTCTACTGATTGTTGCAATTCTGAATCTTACACATAAGAAATAGCCGTCCTGCTCCTGAGAAAAGTAGACGGCTATTCCTTAATAGTTTAAAGCTTATTCGCCGGGACGGGTGAAGTGCAGTCACCTTCCGGCTCCCTTGTTAAGTATATTATATGTCAAGGGAATGTATTTGTCAAATGTGAAAACCGCCCAGTGTTGGCGCACCAGACGGTTTGCTATATACCCGAAGATATACTGTTTTCAAGCAAATATATTGTATCATCTTCGGATACAGCCTGCAAGCGGAACGTTTGTTTCAGCTGGCTGTTATTTTTGTACCTATTTTTTCTGCACAAAATGAAAGGAAGATGAAAATGTGGATTGAAGAAACGAAATCAGGAAAATTTAAATTCACGGAACAGTACATGGATTACATGACAGGAAAGAAAAAAAGGGTGTCAGTTACTCTTCCTAAAAATACTGCTGCCACCCGAAAAAACGCCGCTTCGATTTTGGTACGAATGATTGAAGAAAAACAGTCTGCCCCAAAACAAAACTCTAACATTACCTTAGGGGAGCTTGTCGAAGAGTATCTCCGTCATCAGGAATTGATTTTGAAAGCTTCCTCTTACCGCTCCACTTATTACCTTTGCAATGCCATTTTGAAAATCTTTGATAAGGATATAAAGGTTTCCAATATCACTCCTATTTTTCTCAGAGAAACGCTGGTTCGTACAGGAAAGCCAAATGGATATCTCAACAATATCCGAAACCGAATGGTTGCTATTTTCCACTGGGGATATGATAACGACTACCTTGCCGATATTTCTTTCGTTTCAAAGTTTAAGCTTTTCAAAGATAAAACGCAGCGAGAAAAAATAGAGGATAAGTTCCTGGAACCAAACGAACTGGATATCCTTTTAAAGGGATTTAAAAGCAGAAAGTGGGAATTACTTACGCGCTTTTTGACGTTATCTGGTCTAAGAATTGGAGAGGCTTTAGCACTGGAGTCACAAGACATCGATTTTTCAAGGCATGTTATCCACATTACAAAGACTATTTTCCCCGCATTTAAGAGCATAGACACCCCCAAGACGCTTTCGTCTGTAAGAGATGTATACATACAGCCAGAGCTTGAGAAGATTTGCCGTGACATCATGCTTTTCATAAAACAGGAGGGACTTTTTCGTGGATACCGGACAAAGCTTTTTCTCTGCAATACCAAGGGTGATTATGTATCCTATCTTGTTTATTGCAACGTCCTGAAGCAAACCTCTATGAAATCGCTCGGTCGCAAAATCACTCCTCATGTGCTGCGCCATACACATGCGTCACTTTTAATGGCAAATGGAATGAGTACCGATGCCATATCCAGAAGGCTCGGACACGAAAACAGTGAAATTACCAGACGGGTCTATCTGCACGTCACGGAAAAGTTGAAAGAGCAGGAACAGGAACAGATGAAAAAAATCCATTTAATAGGCTAAAAAAAGGGGACAAAAAGGGGACAAAAAGGGGACAAAAGGGGACAAAAAGGGGATTTTTTATGTATTTTCCGTTCCGTCAAAAAACAAGCAAAAGTGCCTGGAGCCCTTGATTTTACTGGGTTTTTCCGTCATATGGTAATTAAATGATTTTCCCTCTTTACAAATAGTTTCCAAAACCATATAATATAGAGCAGAGGTGATAACATATGACAATAGACACAAAAGATATTTTAAACAGCATTCTCGCCAGCATTTCCCGCATTGATTATATCAAGCTTGAGGAAATCCCCGGCATTCCTTTATATATGGATCAGGTGACAACTTTTATGGAAGAACATCTCTCCTCCTCCAAGCGTTACCCGGAAGACAAGGTTCTTACCAAAACCATGATTAACAACTATGCCAAAAATCATCTTCTGCCCCCACCAGTAAAGAAGAAATATTCCAAAGAGCATATTTTAATGCTGACCTTTATTTATTATTTCAAAAACATTATGTCTATCAGCGATATTCAGGTGCTTTTAGGTCCTGTTGCCGAAAAATTCTTCCCAGGTGAAGGAAATCTGAAACTGACAGAGGTCTATCAGGAAATTATGGATTTGGAGCTGGAACAGATTGAACCTCTCATAAAAGATGTGACCAGAAAATTCAACAAAGCGGGAACCTCTTTTTCCCAGACCGATTCTGCAGAACAGGAATTTTTGCAAAAGTTTGCTTTCATCTGTATGCTAAGTTTTGACGTATATGTGAAAAAACAGGTAATTGAAAACCTGATTGACCAGATGGCTCCCTCTTCTCAGGATAGCGACAAGCACAAAAAACATTAGCGCAAAAATTTCAAAAGAGGCTGCTGTATAAAAGAACTCTCCATCTTTGGAAGATTTCTTTTATACAGCAGCCTCTTTTATACAACCGGATAGGAATCCTGGCTTTTTATTTTCATTTTTCTTCTTCGATTCTGTCAAATACCATATCATAGCCATCGTTTCCAT
This region includes:
- a CDS encoding DUF1836 domain-containing protein, producing MTIDTKDILNSILASISRIDYIKLEEIPGIPLYMDQVTTFMEEHLSSSKRYPEDKVLTKTMINNYAKNHLLPPPVKKKYSKEHILMLTFIYYFKNIMSISDIQVLLGPVAEKFFPGEGNLKLTEVYQEIMDLELEQIEPLIKDVTRKFNKAGTSFSQTDSAEQEFLQKFAFICMLSFDVYVKKQVIENLIDQMAPSSQDSDKHKKH
- a CDS encoding helix-turn-helix domain-containing protein, encoding MILKKIEKIAKDNNISIGTLEKKLGFGNATIRSWDKCSPSVEKLKKVADYFGVSIEYFLE
- a CDS encoding ImmA/IrrE family metallo-endopeptidase produces the protein MNRDIKKIALHLIKKYNTQNPFKIADALKIEYIIGPMGHYSGCYLYLKKHRCIFLNDELSENEKSFVMAHELGHAILHRTENCYFIRNKTFLSTAWIEREANTFAAELLIPDSLIYENPGFTKKQLARLAGYNEKIMDFKTID
- a CDS encoding RNase H family protein, with protein sequence MEEQAKKVSLYLECSTTALGKKERMCGYVLEYITEKGPATLVNYREGCGTYNREFLLGLAEALERIKTPCELRIYGQNRFVLCMLRDRLADWAAEDFMSNGKPIVNREEWRRIWEQIQKHQVNIELGEHAYSRWLLTEMEEKCRNYQRTKC
- a CDS encoding rolling circle replication-associated protein, with product MATKRNKYIMKHGDVIDIEEYHDGNYGAKGIKRTPKKKLTKEDVQKVNDQNKTKKCRQRLLQYFSFGDCFATWTYGMKNRPPTMEEALKDFQKAIGKVRAQYKKRGQELFWIRNIERGTKGGWHIHLVVNEIGDTASILQKAWKKGGTWFTEIRKSKFYDEDFTKLANYMTKSERTVELKVDGTQAKPRIKEASYNISRNMPLPEPEKQTLVHWPKEPKPKKGYYIAKIHEGINPVTGYSYRRYTLIRLGKDLEENKNRKQRFRKKRRRKREQI
- a CDS encoding tyrosine-type recombinase/integrase, with the protein product MWIEETKSGKFKFTEQYMDYMTGKKKRVSVTLPKNTAATRKNAASILVRMIEEKQSAPKQNSNITLGELVEEYLRHQELILKASSYRSTYYLCNAILKIFDKDIKVSNITPIFLRETLVRTGKPNGYLNNIRNRMVAIFHWGYDNDYLADISFVSKFKLFKDKTQREKIEDKFLEPNELDILLKGFKSRKWELLTRFLTLSGLRIGEALALESQDIDFSRHVIHITKTIFPAFKSIDTPKTLSSVRDVYIQPELEKICRDIMLFIKQEGLFRGYRTKLFLCNTKGDYVSYLVYCNVLKQTSMKSLGRKITPHVLRHTHASLLMANGMSTDAISRRLGHENSEITRRVYLHVTEKLKEQEQEQMKKIHLIG
- a CDS encoding helix-turn-helix domain-containing protein: MATYDVISELCKNRNLAITALERELGFGRGSIGKLRTGNTTLERLQKIADYFGVTVNYLTTGQENVLPKETSSELNTKDKKDIAKDLESIMDKLNSQESGPASFDGNDIPEDDRELFAAQLEAMLTRLKKINKELYNPNKNKK